One region of Chanodichthys erythropterus isolate Z2021 chromosome 19, ASM2448905v1, whole genome shotgun sequence genomic DNA includes:
- the si:dkey-21c1.4 gene encoding mitochondrial nucleoid-associated protein 1 isoform X1, translating into MSVEKCPYCGKPFKRLKTHLPHCKMAPVAQPKKSVKAPKELGAVTSRQKIHRKTTTDVIFDERLTSKSRRKEEIHNANSLLTNTEVKVSSSETLDMERPKSKWLAKRQRELERLQLLVPVSKKPSSPTSLSKHEGDKSFSEISKGPNQGTSQSNGKSTKGIKKMAPLSEQLSITTSKINPPGFVPATLKNSSLASECSVQHENPKLKTKVHILEELERLTNSQNKNFDLVSRAKEHKAHAFFTSKTSVWDHINYSLYYKRSYNPFVPYPIIETSKDSALETMQQSNKPETAVTKVAFPSLTVSETINQPADDILNSRLQGVRSLSCSSETAYRTSTAPLGSYANENIWKKDRFPGASSQSEVPLVQRKLGDVRLNELGVWLAARTPVSPGEIVTMLKQGWQWYYRKYIDARRGGIGGISMLLTGYCVLCYIWSYPHLKKERWRKYH; encoded by the exons atgagtGTAG aaaaatgtccatattgTGGAAAGCCATTCAAGAGGCTGAAAACCCACCTACCACACTGCAAAATGGCACCAGTTGCACAACCCAAGAAAAGCGTTAAAGCACCCAAAGAACTCGGTGCAGTCACTTCCAGACAGAAGATCCATAGAAAAACGACAACTGATGTCATCTTTGATGAGAGACTAACCTCCAAAAGCAGGAGGAAAGAAGAGATTCACAATGCCAACAGCCTTCTCACAAATACTGAGGTCAAAGTCTCATCATCTGAAACTCTGGACATGGAGAGACCTAAAAGCAAATGGCTTGCTAAAAGACAAAGGGAGCTCGAGAGATTACAGCTGTTAGTGCCAGTCTCAAAGAAGCCAAGCAGCCCTACCTCATTATCCAAGCATGAAGGAGATAAAAGCTTTTCTGAGATCTCCAAAGGACCAAATCAGGGAACATCTCAAAGTAATGGAAAAAGTACTAAAGGCATTAAGAAGATGGCACCATTATCAGAGCAGTTGTCCATCACCACAAGTAAAATCAATCCCCCTGGATTTGTGCCAGCCACTCTGAAAAACTCTAGCCTTGCATCTGAGTGCAGTGTACAACATGAAAATCCAAAACTCAAAACAAAAGTTCACATCTTGGAGGAGCTTGAAAGACTTACAAACAGCCAGAACAAGAATTTCGATCTAGTATCAAGAGCAAAAGAGCATAAAGCTCATGCTTTCTTTACATCCAAGACTTCAGTGTGGGACCACATCAATTACAGTTTGTATTACAAGAGGTCTTATAATCCGTTTGTGCCTTATCCTATTATTGAAACATCCAAAGATTCTGCTCTGGAGACTATGCAACAATCAAACAAGCCTGAAACAGCAGTTACCAAGGTTGCCTTTCcctcactgactgtatctgaaACCATTAATCAACCCGCAGATGACATCCTTAATTCAAGATTGCAAGGTGTAAGAAGTCTATCATGTAGTTCAGAGACTGCTTACAGAACCTCCACTGCACCTTTAGGCAGCTATGCTAATGAAAATATTTGGAAGAAGGATCGATTTCCTGGGGCATCCTCCCAAAGTGAAG TGCCCCTAGTGCAGCGGAAACTTGGAGATGTCAGATTGAATGAACTTGGTGTCTGGCTTGCTGCCCGAACTCCGGTGTCACCCGGAGAGATTGTGACCATGTTGAAGCAAG GTTGGCAGTGGTACTACAGGAAGTATATTGATGCTCGTAGAGGAGGAATCGGTGGGATATCCATGCTGTTGACTGGATACTGTGTTCTGTGTTACATATGGAGCTACCCCCATCTCA AGAAAGAACGATGGAGGAAGTACCATTAG
- the si:dkey-21c1.4 gene encoding uncharacterized protein si:dkey-21c1.4 isoform X2, with translation MAPVAQPKKSVKAPKELGAVTSRQKIHRKTTTDVIFDERLTSKSRRKEEIHNANSLLTNTEVKVSSSETLDMERPKSKWLAKRQRELERLQLLVPVSKKPSSPTSLSKHEGDKSFSEISKGPNQGTSQSNGKSTKGIKKMAPLSEQLSITTSKINPPGFVPATLKNSSLASECSVQHENPKLKTKVHILEELERLTNSQNKNFDLVSRAKEHKAHAFFTSKTSVWDHINYSLYYKRSYNPFVPYPIIETSKDSALETMQQSNKPETAVTKVAFPSLTVSETINQPADDILNSRLQGVRSLSCSSETAYRTSTAPLGSYANENIWKKDRFPGASSQSEVPLVQRKLGDVRLNELGVWLAARTPVSPGEIVTMLKQGWQWYYRKYIDARRGGIGGISMLLTGYCVLCYIWSYPHLKKERWRKYH, from the exons ATGGCACCAGTTGCACAACCCAAGAAAAGCGTTAAAGCACCCAAAGAACTCGGTGCAGTCACTTCCAGACAGAAGATCCATAGAAAAACGACAACTGATGTCATCTTTGATGAGAGACTAACCTCCAAAAGCAGGAGGAAAGAAGAGATTCACAATGCCAACAGCCTTCTCACAAATACTGAGGTCAAAGTCTCATCATCTGAAACTCTGGACATGGAGAGACCTAAAAGCAAATGGCTTGCTAAAAGACAAAGGGAGCTCGAGAGATTACAGCTGTTAGTGCCAGTCTCAAAGAAGCCAAGCAGCCCTACCTCATTATCCAAGCATGAAGGAGATAAAAGCTTTTCTGAGATCTCCAAAGGACCAAATCAGGGAACATCTCAAAGTAATGGAAAAAGTACTAAAGGCATTAAGAAGATGGCACCATTATCAGAGCAGTTGTCCATCACCACAAGTAAAATCAATCCCCCTGGATTTGTGCCAGCCACTCTGAAAAACTCTAGCCTTGCATCTGAGTGCAGTGTACAACATGAAAATCCAAAACTCAAAACAAAAGTTCACATCTTGGAGGAGCTTGAAAGACTTACAAACAGCCAGAACAAGAATTTCGATCTAGTATCAAGAGCAAAAGAGCATAAAGCTCATGCTTTCTTTACATCCAAGACTTCAGTGTGGGACCACATCAATTACAGTTTGTATTACAAGAGGTCTTATAATCCGTTTGTGCCTTATCCTATTATTGAAACATCCAAAGATTCTGCTCTGGAGACTATGCAACAATCAAACAAGCCTGAAACAGCAGTTACCAAGGTTGCCTTTCcctcactgactgtatctgaaACCATTAATCAACCCGCAGATGACATCCTTAATTCAAGATTGCAAGGTGTAAGAAGTCTATCATGTAGTTCAGAGACTGCTTACAGAACCTCCACTGCACCTTTAGGCAGCTATGCTAATGAAAATATTTGGAAGAAGGATCGATTTCCTGGGGCATCCTCCCAAAGTGAAG TGCCCCTAGTGCAGCGGAAACTTGGAGATGTCAGATTGAATGAACTTGGTGTCTGGCTTGCTGCCCGAACTCCGGTGTCACCCGGAGAGATTGTGACCATGTTGAAGCAAG GTTGGCAGTGGTACTACAGGAAGTATATTGATGCTCGTAGAGGAGGAATCGGTGGGATATCCATGCTGTTGACTGGATACTGTGTTCTGTGTTACATATGGAGCTACCCCCATCTCA AGAAAGAACGATGGAGGAAGTACCATTAG